The window GTCAGGATTGAACACACCCGGTCGATATCTTCTATCAGCAGGTTCTCAGTAATCTCCAGTGCGATATGAACATTACCGAGACCGTTTTGACTGATTTTCTCAAGGAGAATCCGGCTGAATTCGGCTTCTGCCAGCTGAAGTACAGAGACATTGATTGATAAACTGAAACTCTGCCCGGTTTGTTGCTGAATTTCTGCGATCTGGCGTAGTGATTCATCGATAATAAAATGCCCTAACTCGTTGATCATTCCCGCCTGTTCTGCAACAGGAATAAACTTATCCGGCGGCACAAAGCCAAGCTCCGGGCTGTGCCAGCGAACCAGTGCTTCCACTCCCCATAAGCCTCCACTGGCATCAACCTGGGGCTGATAGTTCATACAGATTTCGCCACGGCGGCAGGCGCCTCTCAATAAATGTTCAATCTGCATGCGGTACAGGTAATCACCTTCAAGTTCAGGCTGGAACATGCAAACCCGGTTGCGGCTTTTTTTAGCCTCATACATTGCAATGTCTGATGACCTCAACAGCTCTTCAAGATTACGCCCATGTTCAGGAAAGCGGGCAATACCAACACTGGCGCCCGGTGAAAACGTCATCCCCTGCACTTCTATGTCTTCGCAGGCGAGGTAAAGTTTCTGCGTAATAACGTTCTCTTCATTCTCCAGCGATTCGCCGCAGAGAAGCAGTACAAATTCATCGCCACCATGGCGCACAAGCAGATCATCCGGCGAGATCAGAGCGCGGAATCTTTCCGCCAGAGTCACTAATATTCTGTCGCCCATTGAATGACCGAAGCTGTCGTTAATGCCTTTGAAATTATCAAGATCAACAAATAATAAAGAGAATCTGTCTTTATTCTGCTGCCAGCGGGAAAACTCAGAAAGCAGATAGTTGCGGTTCGGCAACTGTGTCAGCGGATCATGACGGGCCTGAAATTCAAGCAGGGAACGTTGTTCTTTTTGGGTGCGGTCAATAAAGCGGAACAGCACATACATGCCGGTCTGAAACGCCAGCATAATCATCAGATAACCGGCAAACACATGCAGGAACTGCTTCAGTAAATAGGACTCTTCTATTTCAGATATCAGCCAGAATTCATAGCGCGGGCTGTAGATTGCAATACCACGTACAGTCCCCCGGCCATCCGTCGTATCACGGATATAGTGCACACCATCAGCAGCCGTTGTTGCCGCTTCCAGACTGCCGGCAGCCGTAGCCAGTGTATCCATCAGCCCCTGATACGCTTCATCACTTAATGGCTGTTTATAAAAATCGTCCAGCATCGGGCCATTGCCGGCGTACTGAATATATTGGTCGCGGGTACGCAGCACAGTAATGCTGTGAAAGGGTCCCAGTACCTGACTGCGGCCAAAGAAGCCACCGGTTTTGCTCAGATTGAGCGCCCCGGTCATCACGCCCAGCACCTGCCCCTGATCGTCGTAAATCGCTTTACGCGCCGGAATCACCAGCCGGGGACCAAAATAAGTACGGCCCAACACCATTTTGTCGGTCTTCATGGCATACAGGAACGAATCCCGCGTCTGTGGTAACTGCAACAGATTGGGCAGGTCGGGGCTTTCCAGATTGGACGTTAATGCCAGCACTTCACCCGCAGGGCTGATCAGTGCAAAACCGGCAAAAACCTCAGGGTTCAGCGCCATGATGCTGTTCAGCTCGGGCTGAACAAGCTGCCCGTTTTTCCGCTGGCGCAACAGCAGATCCTCTCCCAGCAATGTGATAATACCTTCCTGCTGCTCAAGTATGGCGGAGAAACTGCCATACCAGTGCTGGGTGAGCGCGTATTGATTATATCCATAGTGCTCCACCAGCCCCCGCCAGCGGGTAACAGAAAGACTGACCAGTAACACCACACCCGATATCAGCAGGACAGTGAAAAGCAACCAGATGTTCTTTTTCAGCAGGGTCATAGGGTCCTCAGGGTTGTGCGTCATGAAGGCCCGCTCACACAACCTCAG of the Thalassolituus hydrocarboniclasticus genome contains:
- a CDS encoding bifunctional diguanylate cyclase/phosphodiesterase; translation: MTHNPEDPMTLLKKNIWLLFTVLLISGVVLLVSLSVTRWRGLVEHYGYNQYALTQHWYGSFSAILEQQEGIITLLGEDLLLRQRKNGQLVQPELNSIMALNPEVFAGFALISPAGEVLALTSNLESPDLPNLLQLPQTRDSFLYAMKTDKMVLGRTYFGPRLVIPARKAIYDDQGQVLGVMTGALNLSKTGGFFGRSQVLGPFHSITVLRTRDQYIQYAGNGPMLDDFYKQPLSDEAYQGLMDTLATAAGSLEAATTAADGVHYIRDTTDGRGTVRGIAIYSPRYEFWLISEIEESYLLKQFLHVFAGYLMIMLAFQTGMYVLFRFIDRTQKEQRSLLEFQARHDPLTQLPNRNYLLSEFSRWQQNKDRFSLLFVDLDNFKGINDSFGHSMGDRILVTLAERFRALISPDDLLVRHGGDEFVLLLCGESLENEENVITQKLYLACEDIEVQGMTFSPGASVGIARFPEHGRNLEELLRSSDIAMYEAKKSRNRVCMFQPELEGDYLYRMQIEHLLRGACRRGEICMNYQPQVDASGGLWGVEALVRWHSPELGFVPPDKFIPVAEQAGMINELGHFIIDESLRQIAEIQQQTGQSFSLSINVSVLQLAEAEFSRILLEKISQNGLGNVHIALEITENLLIEDIDRVCSILTVMNDAGVRISLDDFGTGYSSLSILRYLPLDEIKIDKSFVDHVIDDETAMRMVKNIIAIGRNYDVTILAEGVETRQQFDCLVESGCDFFQGYLFSRPLSAEHLLQYIRKTAERQ